The genomic segment AAAATTAAAACACATAATAAGCAAGTGATCTACCACGTGGTTCGCTTGACCGATAATGTGACAAATGGAATTTTCGTCAATATGCGCTAGTTGACCTCAAGCCTCTGTCCCCACATGATCTCTGGCCTTGCCAGAGATTTTTGCTTTTACAGCAGAAGTCGGGCACGCTGCTTGCCACCCGACGCCATGCTATTCTGCTTTTTCCACGAAGATGCCATCCGCATGGCCGAGTTCGTTAAAGAACCAAATGCCGAGCGGGTAATCCTCCAGTGATACCAGGTACATCGTGCCTTCACTAAACTCTT from the unidentified bacterial endosymbiont genome contains:
- the dsrB gene encoding protein DsrB; its protein translation is MKINERVTVKTDGGPRRPGVVLAIEEFSEGTMYLVSLEDYPLGIWFFNELGHADGIFVEKAE